In a genomic window of Penaeus chinensis breed Huanghai No. 1 chromosome 30, ASM1920278v2, whole genome shotgun sequence:
- the LOC125041368 gene encoding uncharacterized protein LOC125041368 codes for MVLERVWVPYLFLIVTKATAWNLNNLPEPQSSACLAQEVNEIEDVKLCDPDNTLPYLHKIMTAELLTMCEDDGPEGVAVFLLLVDTVRSRDTKPNEKQRAKDPVDRLMERAARFYNLTTQKSAVFMLAVQNPLQVKIWRSDTLLDKMPEETLENATIYATQVYASYTDFPSAVNVFVTELCKSLREEEKTRRWGNATDILLILFVGFYISIVITLTVLMIRAFRTRQLDTSSEAGDLRSVPGRHLQQNPLSLELHEYGAMATYTSTGHILLSTTDVTALNTACASTEHLLDT; via the exons ATGGTATTAGAGAGGGTATGGGTGCCGTATTTATTTCTTATCGTTACCAAGGCGACAG CATGGAACTTGAACAATCTTCCGGAACCACAGTCCAGTGCATGCTTGGCCCAGGAAGTGAACGAAATCGAGGACGTGAAGTTATGCGACCCTGACAACACTCTACCATACCTTCATA AAATCATGACTGCAGAACTCCTGACGATGTGTGAAGATGACGGACCGGAAGGAGTGgcagtatttttattgttggttGACACAGTTCGCTCCCGTG ATACAAAACCCAACGAAAAACAACGTGCGAAAGACCCGGTCGACCGTTTGATGGAGAGAGCCGCCAGATTCTACAACTTGACAACACAAAAGTCCGCTGTCTTTATGCTAGCTGTCCAGAATCCATTGCAG GTGAAAATATGGAGAAGTGACACCTTACTTGACAAGATGCCTGAAGAAACACTGGAAAATGCAACGATTTATGCAACACAGGTGTATGCAAGTTATACGGACTTCCCTTCTGCGGTTAATGTGTTTGTCACTGAACTCTGTAAG AGTctcagggaggaagagaaaaccaGACGATGGGGGAACGCCACAGACATTTTGTTGATCCTCTTTGTTGGATTCTACATCAGCATTGTCATTACTCTGA CCGTTCTGATGATTCGAGCGTTCCGCACGCGCCAGCTGGACACCTCGAGCGAAGCCGGCGACCTACGCAGTGTCCCCGGCCGCCACCTGCAGCAGAACCCGCTTTCCCTCGAACTGCATGAGTACGGTGCTATGGCGACCTACACCTCTACGGGACATATCCTACTGAGCACTACGGATGTCACTGCTCTCAACACGGCCTGTGCATCCACCGAGCATCTTTTAGATACTTAG
- the LOC125041550 gene encoding serine/arginine repetitive matrix protein 1-like, giving the protein MASWLLTANLESAKPQVMPPPSAFAFPYGQGEEFEGVESPADSGASGFGLSSDRVGGNMVYNAFNPTQPKMKSKNIEKKKGTLHKRRKQINKILKTMQDQQKRKTLLQERQTIVRELKRLTELEFTIPQVPPHSPPIDSASACSDHSHKENKMKGSDTSNTQPVTDPTSNAQSTTGNAKPCKVKSKRSLRKRRREVYELLNNSLLTKKRKAELEQELVDINSVLKKPRKTVFDELDFQYAEQLFGNDEEEQNHDVDQYIPNPEENVEPVHDNNIFEFKRTSKQTAMRKKSPDAFPQRENQEANGTHLEEAYKESFRDYFNGNPAYADHYDNSFDKEQPHGSHEEHFEPRLNPGSHFINEVLADDCRRHLERIGVMISDTDGQISLMPRQHQRERSPDLPLREGSPGLPNRERPPDFYREESPTHSYREGSSDYPYRERSPALSYRGRSPCSYREGSPCPSYRERSPDPSYQEGLPPPFYRERSPYHADREVSPGPSYEEREMSPYPACRERVPDLSYRSTSDRGSHSRDGSQEPAPTSRFRRYSGHMADAHENFQDDYSPGMEDHSPFRDHGGPDRYMSEDQRKEEEQREEDLRIHLLRLREQKVERRLKVLEQETKETENRLRRLQERRLSEELDDFLREQSKYWKKEDMETERDDFSPQHGNERTRHGHRNHQIYF; this is encoded by the exons TGCTTTTCCATATGGCCAGGGTGAAGAGTTTGAGGGAGTGGAGAGTCCTGCAGACAGCGGGGCGAGTGGGTTTGGCCTCAGCTCAGACAGAGTGGGTGGAAACATGGTTTACAATGCCTTCAACCCAACACAGCCGAAAATGAAAAGTAAGAAtattgagaagaagaaaggaactcTGCACAAACGAAGGAAACAGATTAATAAAATCTTGAAGACCATGCAAGATCAGCAGAAAAGGAAGACGTTGTTGCAGGAGAGACAGACCATTGTAAGAGAACTAAAAAGACTGACAGAATTAGAATTTACAATTCCTCAGGTACCACCACATAGCCCACCTATTGACAGTGCTTCTGCCTGTAGTGACCATTCCCACAAAGAAAACAAGATGAAAGGCAGTGATACTTCTAACACACAACCAGTAACTGATCCCACATCCAATGCACAATCAACCACAGGAAACGCAAAGCCATGTAAAGTGAAGAGTAAAAGATCTCTCAGAAAGCGTAGGAGAGAAGTGTACGAACTGCTTAATAACAGCCTTctgacaaagaagagaaaagctgAGCTAGAACAGGAGCTTGTTGATATAAATAGTGTATTAAAGAAACCTAGAAAGACAGTCTTTGATGAATTGGATTTTCAGTATGCTGAGCAATTATTTGGCAATGATGAAGAAGAGCAGAATCATGATGTTGACCAATATATACCAAATCCAGAAGAAAATGTTGAGCCAGTgcatgataacaatatttttgaATTTAAAAGGACCAGTAAGCAGACAGCCATGCGGAAGAAGAGCCCAGATGCCTTTCCACAACGAGAAAACCAAGAAGCCAATGGAACACACTTGGAAGAGGCTTATAAGGAGTCATTTAGAGATTATTTTAATGGCAATCCTGCATATGCGGATCACTATGATAATTCATTTGATAAAGAGCAGCCACATGGAAGCCATGAAGAACATTTTGAGCCTAGACTTAATCCAGGTTCTCACTTCATTAATGAGGTTTTGGCAGATGATTGTAGAAGGCATCTAGAAAGAATAGGAGTCATGATAAGCGATACAGATGGTCAGATATCATTGATGCCAAGACAACATCAGAGGGAAAGGTCCCCAGATCTTCCTTTAAGAGAGGGTTCACCAGGTCTTCCCAACAGAGAAAGGCCTCCAGACTTCTACAGGGAAGAGTCACCAACCCATTCCTATAGAGAAGGGTCATCAGACTACCCGTACAGAGAAAGGTCTCCTGCTCTTTCTTATAGAGGGAGGTCACCTTGTTCTTATAGAGAAGGATCACCATGTCCTTCCTACAGAGAAAGGTCTCCAGACCCCTCCTACCAAGAAGGGTTACCACCCCCCTTCTATAGAGAAAGGTCACCATACCACGCAGATAGGGAAGTGTCACCAGGCCCTtcatatgaagaaagagaaatgtcTCCTTATCCAGCATGCAGAGAAAGGGTCCCAGACCTTTCATACAGAAGCACGTCAGACAGAG GTTCACATTCCCGAGATGGTTCCCAGGAGCCAGCACCCACGTCAAGGTTCCGTAGGTATTCTGGGCATATGGCAGATGCTCATGAGAACTTCCAGGATGACTACTCACCAGGAATGGAAGATCATTCTCCCTTTCGCGATCATGGAGGACCTGACCGGTATATGTCAGAGGatcaaaggaaggaagaagagcaacGTGAAGAAGATTTACGCATACACTTGCTGCGTCTCCGAGAACAGAAAGTGGAGAGAAGGTTGAAGGTTCTTGAGCAAGAAACCAAAGAGACGGAAAACAGGCTTCGTAGGCTGCAAGAAAGGAGACTTTCAGAAGAGTTGGATGACTTCTTGAGAGAGCAGAGCAAGTATTGGAAGAAAGAAGAcatggagacagaaagagacgacTTTTCACCTCAACATGGCAATGAACGCACCAGACATGGTCATAGAAATCATCAGATTTACTTTTAG